One region of Bacteroidota bacterium genomic DNA includes:
- a CDS encoding glycosyltransferase, whose translation MVKEHPKISVITPSYNQADFLEETILSVLNQNYPNLEYIIIDGGSTDRSVEIIKKYEKHLSYWVSEKDDGQSHAINKGLQHATGEIICWLCSDDLHVSDTLYTVAELFRLNPEIALLHGTSILFGNRRKEQITGADFKDLPLRYYAIIPFPQPSSFFKRKVIEETGMLDESLHFGMDYDLLVRIALCYPILPVNKVLSRYRLHSSSKTVSQFKRFAGDWIKVFSRFLRSVHGTEKYISFLKDQGFYHEDNTSYKHLKEFNETELKRINSHFLFNQLVIYYEVYDRKMIHKILLLLKETDPVFYKEYNLRKVEMRKNLFPPVIVHFVRTFIR comes from the coding sequence ATGGTTAAAGAACATCCTAAAATTTCCGTCATCACCCCTTCATACAACCAGGCGGATTTCCTGGAAGAAACCATTTTATCTGTTCTTAATCAAAATTACCCTAACCTTGAATACATCATCATTGATGGCGGAAGTACAGATCGTTCAGTTGAAATTATCAAAAAGTATGAAAAGCATTTAAGCTATTGGGTAAGTGAGAAGGATGACGGACAAAGTCACGCCATCAATAAGGGTTTACAACATGCAACAGGAGAAATCATCTGCTGGTTGTGCAGTGATGACTTGCATGTTTCGGACACCCTGTATACAGTCGCGGAATTGTTCCGACTAAATCCGGAAATTGCATTGCTCCACGGCACTTCGATACTTTTTGGAAATCGAAGAAAGGAACAAATTACCGGAGCTGATTTTAAAGATTTGCCCTTGCGTTATTACGCGATCATTCCATTTCCACAGCCATCATCATTTTTCAAAAGAAAAGTAATTGAAGAAACCGGAATGCTGGATGAAAGTCTGCATTTTGGAATGGATTACGATTTACTGGTTAGAATCGCCCTCTGCTATCCAATCCTGCCGGTGAATAAAGTACTCTCCCGCTATCGTTTGCATTCATCGAGCAAAACTGTCAGTCAGTTCAAACGATTCGCAGGAGACTGGATAAAGGTCTTTTCCCGTTTTCTTCGTTCTGTACATGGAACAGAAAAGTATATTTCATTTCTTAAGGATCAGGGGTTTTACCATGAGGACAACACGAGCTATAAACACCTGAAAGAATTTAATGAGACGGAATTAAAAAGGATTAACTCGCATTTCTTATTCAATCAGCTCGTAATTTATTATGAAGTGTATGACAGAAAAATGATTCACAAAATTCTGCTCCTGCTGAAGGAGACAGATCCGGTATTTTACAAAGAGTATAACCTCCGAAAAGTGGAAATGCGTAAGAATCTCTTCCCTCCTGTTATTGTTCATTTTGTGCGTACCTTTATCCGGTAA